The genomic interval gtgtgtgtgtgtgttctaaaaGCGGGGGTAGGGAGAAAGATGTGTGTCAAAAAAGTAGCAAAAAGAGAACAAGTGCATATTAGGCCTTTTTTCAGGGGATGGCAAAACAGAGTGGTACCATATACAGGTGAaaatcaaaaaattagaataatattaaggtttgtttattccagcaattagagTAACAAGGTGAAACTAGTATATGGCATATAAATTCATAACATGCATCGCATTTTTCTAGCCTTCCTTTGATATAATTTAGATAAGGGCTTGGAGCTTATGAAAACCTTGTATTGAAAATCTCCAAAAATTGGGGGTTTCAAAAAccgtaagccatgatcatcaaaatgataagAAATACAGGCTTGGCATACCTCACTTTGCAAGTAATGAGTTTAAAACCGGTATTTAGTTTCATGTTTAAAGTCAAATTGCTGACAAGAATGGACTTTTACAtgaaattcaaattttttgagttcCTTCTGTGGCAAGGAGAAAACATGTGATGATAGCTGAGTCAGAACAAAAATAtaaccatttttaaaaaagtaaaaaaaaataaaaaatgcatttaatatgctacatgtaaatgtacatttttatttatttttttatattaaaaaatatatatgtacacaaataatactattaaatgtgtaaaaagttCATTCTTAAATTTGTCTTAATTTTTAAATATAAAGTAAATCATGTTTTTGCAAAGTCTCAAATTAGAAAAAGCAGAAGTTGAGTAATCTTTTTTGGGGGCTTTTTTTTGGGATACTGCCACAAAAACATACCCTATATGGCAAATAGAAAATGTGTGACGATAACCACAGAACAGGAAATTGAACGTATTAGTAAATAGAAAAGGCTGATCAGTACACAGAATTAGATTTCGCATACATCATTTCAAGCACAACTGAATTCCTacctcactgcaaaaagtcagtgttcaaaaacaagggaaaaaaatacaaaaatgaggggtattttatttgaactaagcaaaattatctgccaatagaacaagaaaatttggcttgtcaagactttccaaaacaagtaaaattaaagctgcaagcagcgatggacgggaccgactttgacggcacataaaatccaaaccggagcagtaactaaaactctttggtcaacttttaatcagaagggttcaatctctctcctgtgctagtttgaagctgaCACGACAAACGCACtctgaggagataatgtttgaaaaaaggtgaccggtttttacaaaacttttgttttgaagggggaattgcaaacttcctgttgatttttgctgggggttgtcaatatatgaaatgtaggtataagtgagacctacatagaggtttttgtttcatgtctctaagacattcctactggaagttacaggcagttttgtctgagttttcttcctaggagcagttgtgtctgtgttttcttcctagggggcgctagagcgcaattttgagttttggggttggggttttttattagatcgcaatttttgccagtcctgatgtgtgtgtccagtttggtgagttttgaagcatgttaagggggtcaaattacagctcaaagaggcaaaagtgactgttttcacTAaacttttgaagggggaattgccaacttcctgttgatttttgctgggggttgtcaatatatgaaatgtaggtctaagtgagacctacatagaggtttttgtttcatgtctctaagacattcctactggaagttacaggcagttttgtctgagttttcttcctaggagcagttgtgtctgtgttttcttcctagggggcgctagagcgcaattttgagttttggggttggggttttttattagatcgcaatttttgccagtcctgatgtgtgtgtccagtttggtgagttttgaagcatgttaagggggtcaaattacagctcaaagaggcaaaagtgactgttttcacTAaacttttgaagggggaattgccaacttcctgttgatttttgctgaaggacgtcaatgtatgaaatctaggtctaagtcagacctatatagaggtttttgtttcatgtctctacgacattcctaccggaagttacaagcagttttgtctgtgttttttcctagggggcgttagagcgcaattttgagttttggggtttgtttttttgattagatcgcaattttcgccagtcctgatgtgtgtgtcaaatatggtgagttttgaagcatgttaagggggttaaATTACAGCTCAAggaggcggcggaataataataataaagaatacaacgttacaataacaatagggtcttctgtcccaaagggacattgcggtccctaattagctaacctcaatgaacccaaaaaataccttaaaataagtatattctcactaataacaactgcactactatatgagtatgtattttctgtttcattgaaaataaaacagcaaagtccatttggctgtcatctgttttaatatgagacacaattgtgtaaaagtcatgatttttttttttttacatgcttaaaataagaaattattactttaaaaaagtagttttatacttgtgagtgttgatgacagctttgcaacagttgatattctagtttcaagcatgttttactcaattaaggtcataaaatctcagcaacaagctgtaatatcttactgggatcatttaggaccaaaacacttaaaacaagtaaaacactctagcataaaatctgcttagtgagaagaattatcttatcagacagaaaataagcaaatatcacccttatttgagatatttaatcttacttagatttcactttttgcagtgcaagaaGAAGCTAAAGGCTGTAGCTAATAAAGCAaaatgggatctgagccgaggatgtcgttgtggcttgtgcagccctttgagacactcgtgatttagggctataaaaataaactttgattgattgattgaaaatggcTGATGATGCAAGCATGAAAATGACCTGAGAAGTCCAAGCAATAGCTTTAAAACGCTTTTCAGTGTCACAAACATGTCTGCCAAACGACTTCAAACAGTccattttaattgattttaacTGTATTACAGTGTcacttagaaaaaatataatatacTTAAAAATATTAGAAGTGCCGTACATCTAAACAtacataatacatttaaaatccaaacaatattttaaaataatctaACAGTGTACATATTGAATACTAGTAACATGTTCCCTTTATATTAGTTCCAATGGGAAGTCACCAAGTGTGTTgcgttgtacttttcataaataaGCTGAAGTGAGACGTCAAAAAAAGATTGTCTCTTGCCCTAACAGAAGTGACAAGCGCTGGCAAGAAACTGCACCAGCTTTTAAGAAAACGAGAAGGTATGCGCCTCACGTGACGTATTGAACGCGGCATGCCCGCTAATGTAAGACATGTATCCACAATGCTAATATTTTTATCCCCCAACATGTATTTCCTACCTGCGTCATCCATCTAGTGGCAGGAGAGGCAGCTGCATCGTCGTCCTCCTCCAAGGCCTCAGTGGCCATGCCTCCATCCAAAGCTCAGGAGTTTCTGGCAAAGCTGAGTCGCACCAAGAGGAACATTTGGGACCGCAGCAGGCCGGACGTGCAGCAATGGATTATGCAGTTTATGTACATGGGCTACGACGAGCAGGTGGGATACAAGGAAACATGTTAGTCACGTTAAAACTGGAAAATCagtaaagaaaatgtattattgtataaatgtgtgtgtgtgtgtatatatatatatatatatatatatatatatatatatatatatatatatatatatatatatatatatatatatatatatataaatatatatacagtatatacacacacatatatatatatatatatatatatatatatatatatatatatatatatatatatatatatatatatatatatatatacacatatatatatatatatatatatatacatacacatacacgatGTATGATTTATGATATATGATtttatacatacagtgtatatatacatacatatatgtatatgtacagtcatggtcaaaagtttacatacacttgtaaagaacataatgttctgctgggtcaaaagtatacatacagcaatgttaatatttggttacatgtcccttggcaagtttcactgcaataaggtgcttttggtagccatccacaaacttctggttgaatttttgaccactcctcttgacaaaattggtgcagttcagctaaatatgttggttttctgacatggacttgtttcttcagcattgtccacacgtttaagtcaggactttggtaaggcaattctaaaactttaattttagcctgatttaaccattcctttaccaattttgatgtgtgtttggggtcattgtcctgttggaacacccaactgcgcccaagacccaacctccgggctgatgattttaggttgtcctgaagaatttggaggtaatcctcttttttcattgtcccatttactctctgtaaagcaccagttccattggcagcaaaacaggcccacagcataatactaccaccaccatgcttgacggtagacatggtgttcctgggattaaaggcctcaccttttctcctccgaacatattgctgggtattgtggccaaacagctcaatttttgtttcatctgacaccacatggacaaagataagagctTCTGGAGGAATGTTCTGTGATcaggttgggtgttccaacaggacaatgaccccaaacacatgtcaaaagtggtaaaggaatggctaaatcaggctagaattaaggttttagaatggccttcccaaagtcctgacttaaatgtgtggacaatgctgaagaaacaagtccatgtcagaaaaccaacatatttagctgaactgcaccaattgtgacaagaggagtggtcaaaaattcaaccagaagcttgtggatggctaccaaacgcgccttattgcagtgaaacttgccaagggacatgtaaccaaatattaacattgctgtatgtatacttttgacccagcagatttgctcacattttcagtagacccataataaattcataaaagaaccaaacttcatgaatgtttttagtgacaaacaagtatgtgctccaatcactctatcacaaaaaaataagagttgtagaaattattggaaactcaagacagccatgacattatgttctttacaagtgtatgtcaacttttgaccatgactgtacatatacatatatgtatgtatatatacactgtatgtataaaATCATatatcgtgtatatatatatatatatatatatatatatatatatatatatatatatatatatatatatatatatatatatatatatatatatatatataacttttgatcacgactgtacatatgtatatacacatattcatatatagtATACATGTATGGAAGTATGaaattgtaaatataaatatatatatataaatatatactgtatatatatatatatatatatatatatatatatatatatatatatatatatatatatatacaaacatcatatatacacacacatatacatgtgtatatatacgtatatgatgtatatatatgtttgaatatattatatacatgtacTGTGTCTATAGCCATGAACATAAATGATTactttatatattttaatatacacAAAGGACTTTTTTTTGGCCAATCATTGATGATTTTATATAAATGTATCAAACTATTGTTGTATAATAAGGATTACTGAAAAATCAACAAAACGTAATGCATATTCTGGTTATATTTTTCAAattctatatttaaaaaaataaaaatcatcaaACTGtacaaatattttctaaattgtattacttttattgcatttttttggTCTAAGAAATTCTGAATTAGAAATTACATAATTGTTTCTTGTTTGAAATGTTGTATTAAAGACAACACGTGCAACATGAAATACCTTCTAAATGTTAATATATTTGTCTAAACTAAGCAcaattctaatatatatatatttttacagtaacttacttaatgatataataaaaaaatataaaaatttatATCAAtgccccatccatccatttttgtaccgcttgtcccgttcgggatcgcgaggggtgctggagcctatctcagctgcatacgggcggaaggctgggtacaccctggacaagtcgccaccttattgcAGTCTATATCAATGAAAACTGTTTTATTCTTCtgatgcgttttttttttttttttttaaataaattaaggtGTTCAGAAAAAGTGTGTCCACACCCTTGTGGCTGCTGTTGCgtccgaccagtcttcctctcagggaataaaacacactggtcaatcccaaattctttcaaatgacatatgttgagtaagaaggaccaccaagacagaatagcaatattataAAGTTTTACTAAagttttaggagaccagccctcacAATGCTATAaatagcagcatcaagaagcggtctaaaaatcaaacggaaagagtCAGCTTAATTAGTACGAAAACAGCTCCATCCAGCCCAAAAAGAAATACAGCCTTTTTGTTCTAAACCGATAAGACCTCCTCCACAAAAAGGGAGTACACTATACTCCCAAATAGACATTCCagcgccttcaaggtgaaacagACATAAGGTAAAAACccaaagtgtacacatgggaaaatattagctgctttaaacatgactatggataaagaaataacttttaaaaatatatatgcattctccacactgcTAAAAGCACTGTATGTTACGACTTCAGGCACAGCTTAAAAAGTAAAATCCTTCTTAATTATTTCAAAAAGTGAAAGCCATACACTACACAGATTAAATTAAACACACTGTGTGAAATACTTCCAAGCCCAAATTACTTgtaattttggtgattttaaaTATTTCCATATTAATGCTCTGTAGCTGTACTGTACATGTGAAAATGAAAAGGAGCTGTTACTTTACACTCATGCAAGTATAGTGTGTGCAGTAGTTGCCAAACTGGAGCACTTCATTAGCATATATTTGCATGCTGCCTCACACATGCTTGACAGTTTGCGGCGGCTAAAAAATGCTAATGCAGCACCACTCCAGGTCACAAGCATGGATTTAATATAAGCGGTCAGTGGATTTAGTATTAAAGCGTGTATATTAATGCGGCACACGTGTGTCACATGGGTAAATAACACATCAGATGGTATTCACAGGGAGGGGGCCAACAAGGGAGACAATTAACACACACTTGTCATACACGAGGGTCTTGTACACTCGCATGACACCTCCGTGGACGACCTTTGCCGCCGCATCCCTGAAAGGTCAAAGCTGTCAAAAGCTTTGTTGGCCTTTTCACCGAGCACGTTTGTTCCTTCTTTGTGGCCAGAGGCTGGAGACGGACTTGTCCTACTGGATGGACCACGCACGCTCCTCTGACCAGGGACGACAGCATCACTACGACGAGAACGCGGCCATCGGCCCGCGTGACCCAAACTCCTACCGACACGGCGCCAACGTCAACTATGACTACTATTAGCGCCACTGACGTGACGACAAAGCCGCTTCCTGCTCACAACCCAacagtgtaaaaaacaaaacacacaggcTTGTtgtgggggaaaatgaagtcaaaATGCTATGATGTCATGACGATGAACAACAATCAATAAACATGCTTTCCTAGAAGTCTAGAGTTTCTTCAACGTTCTACTCAAAACAGACGAaactgacaaaaaattattttattttgaaacattcCTATGCtttaatgatttttttcccgGTTTATTTTGTTTGGAAAAAGTCCAAGATTATCACTTAGCATTGTACACCGAGTggttaaaacattttgttttacaaTGTATTGCAactatccgtccattttctaccgcttgtccctttcggggtcgcggtgggtgctggagcctatcccagctgcattcgaagCGGAAGGCAGGGTGCACCCGAGTTGCCaactcatggcagggccaacacagatagacagacaacattcacacactagggccaatttagtgttgccaatcaacctatccccaggtgcatgtctttggaggtgggaggcacCGGGAatacccggggggggggggggggggggacccacgcagtcccggggagaacatgcaaactccacagaaaAAGACCCTGAGGGCCGGAATACCCGGGGAGGGGTGGGGGGACCCACGCAgtcccggggagaacatgcaaactccacagaaaAAGAGCCTGAGGGCCGGAATACCCGGGGGTGAACCCACGGGTATTCCGGGGGTGGGGGGACCCCGCAgtcccggggagaacatgcaaactccacagaaaAAGACCCTGAGGGCTGGAATACCCGGGGGGGAAACCACGCAGtcccagggagaacatgcaaactccacagaaaAAGACCCTGAGGGCCGGAATAcccggggtggggtggggggacccacgcagtcccggggagaacatgcaaactccacagaaaAAGACCCTGAGGGCCGGAATACCTGGGGGTGAACCCACGGGTATTCCGGGGGTGGGGGGACCCACGCAgtcccggggagaacatgcaaactccacagaaaAAGACCCTGAGGGCCGGAATACCCgggggggaacccacgcagtcccggggagaacatgcaaactccacagaaaAAGACCCTGAGGGCCGGAATACCCGGGGGGGCCCACGCAgtcccggggagaacatgcaaactccacagaaaAAGACCCTGAGGGCCGGAATACCCGGGGAGGGGTGGGGGGACCCACGCAgtcccggggagaacatgcaaactccacaggaAAAGACCCTGAGGGCCGGAATacccggggggggggggaacccacgcagtcccggggagaacatgcaaactccacaggaAAAGACCCTGAGGATTGAACCCTATTTTGTAGACCATTATTTGTAGGGTTTTACAGGTAGTTAATATATGACCATGATGAATTGCACTGGTAAATAAAATCTGCCAAGCTGATAGGAATAAAATAATagacttaaaatgttttttttttattttttacttggagTTGTATGGTCTTTTATCATGAAAAAATCTAAGATGTTCCCTCTCCATTAGATTACTTCCCATTTAATAGACTaagtaaacacattttttaccaATAGTTATAGTATTCTGTATGGTCTTTCAAtctgaaaaattaaataaatccaagctccATCCCTTCTACAGTTCCCATTTTAATTATGAGTAGCTAAAACAGGACAGTGGTTAAGGgcatggttaagaggagagtatatttacagctagaattcaccaacttaagtatttcatatatatatgtatatatatatatatatatatatatatatatatatatatatatatatatatatatatatatatatatgtatgaaatacttgactttcagttaattctagctatatatatatatatatatatatatatatatatatatatatatatatatatatatatatatatatatatatagttattttattatacatataaataaaataaatacttgaattttagtgttccggaggctatccagtagatggcagcattgtcctgtttaacttctccgttcatgtctGAGTATATTATTTCGGccgccgtgttcaatggagaagtctgttctacaaaatgtacaggcaacatacaccttccccttcgaactgtcctagatgaactgaaattcttgttttcattcgttttggaacttgcaagcgtatttcttcatcttgctcgtcgacggcgtcgccttgtctgtaacttcctcgttcttctgcttcgtctccttgttgtgtgcgcagttgtgcactctactctct from Entelurus aequoreus isolate RoL-2023_Sb linkage group LG14, RoL_Eaeq_v1.1, whole genome shotgun sequence carries:
- the LOC133665255 gene encoding augurin-A-like, with translation MASQLLCWRLMGLVALLTLLASTEVTSAGKKLHQLLRKREVAGEAAASSSSSKASVAMPPSKAQEFLAKLSRTKRNIWDRSRPDVQQWIMQFMYMGYDEQRLETDLSYWMDHARSSDQGRQHHYDENAAIGPRDPNSYRHGANVNYDYY